The nucleotide sequence CGGCAGATGACCTGGATGCACGGGCGCAAGCTGTCCTGTTCAAGCAGGCAGAAACATGCAAACGGGAAATTGGCAGCCATCATATGCGCGGCCGGATGGTGCTTCATCACAACGGACAGGAGTATTCAACCAGCGTGGACAGGGTCACTTTTGAAAAAATATCACAGCCTCTCGTGCTGAAACTGCGGAATCCTATCGAACGCGCACTGCGCGACGCCGACCTGCAGACAGACGAGATTGACGCTGTGATCCTGATTGGCGGAGCCACAAGACTTCCTATGATTAAAAGCATTGTCACAAAGATTTTCGGCAAGCTTCCGTTTCTGACGATTCATCCTGATGAAGCAGTAGCTCTTGGAACCGCCGTCCAGGTGGCGCTGAAGGAGCGGAATGAAGCCGTTGACGAGCTCATCCTGACCGATGTGTGCCCTTATTCGCTTGGAACAGATGTCGTGAAACAGCATGATGCAGACTCCTACACCTCCGGCCATTTCCTGCCGATCATTGAGCGGAACACGCCGATTCCCGTAAGCAGAGTCGAACGCCTCTACACCATCAAGGACAATCAGGACCGGATTGTCATTGACATCTATCAGGGAGAAAGCAGACGCGTTGAAAACAACTTGAAGATAGGGGAACTGACTGTTCACATTCCAAAATCGCCTGCTGGAAAAGAAGCTGTCGATGTGCGCTATACATACGACATAAACGGCCTGCTTGAGGTTGAGGTCACAACCATCAGCACCGGCAGCAAACAGAACATGATGATTGAAAAAAATGCAGGGAGCATGACCCCTCTGGAAATGGAAAAAAGAATGGAAGAGCTGAAGGGTCTTAAAATTCATCCGAGAGACCGCACGGAAAACAGGCTCCTTCTTGCAAGAGGCGAACGGTTATATGAGGAAACACTCGGACGCGAACGGGAAGCTGCAGCTGCAGCCCTTGAACAGTTCGAACACATCCTTGCCTCACAGGATGACCAGAAGATCCGCGCAGCCGCAGTGCGCTTAAAAGAGATCCTAGAAGAGATGGAGAACTGGAGCAGACAGCGATGAATTCAGCGTGGAAGATACTAGGGATCGAACCGACTGACGACATGACCGCTATTAAAAAAGCCTACTCGGCAAAGCTCAAAATTCATCACCCCGAAGACGACCCGGAAGGCTATCAGAGGCTGCGGGAGGCCTTTGAAACGGTCAAAAAAGCATGGAAAAACCGAAACTTACGTCCGGCTGAAGAAAGAGCGTATGAAGAGACCGTACATGTACCTATGGAGGAGGAACCTGCCCCTCCCCTCCCGTCTCATTTCCCATTTTCAGAATGGCAAGAGACAGAAACAGATTCCCGCTCAACCATCGATTTGTTCATGGAGAAAGTCGAGCAGCTCTATGACCACTTTCCTTCGCGCATAAACAAAGAGAAGTGGCTTGAACTTCTGAATGATGATGCACTGTGGGATATGGAACAAAGAGAGTATCTGAGTGAACGGCTCCTGACCTTTCTCGAGCTGAATCCTTATCTCCCGGACTACATCTGGAAGCTGCTTGAAGACACCTTCCAGTGGACTGACATGCTTAGGGAAAACCCGTACATTCTCGGCGAGGAAGAAACCGAAGCATTTCTGCGGCGCCTGAAAGACAATACAGGGCTCTATCCATCGCTTTCGTATCAGCCACTTTTACATATCGAGGATATTCCATATGATCTCTATCTGATGAACCGGGAAAGAGCCCTTGACGAACTCCTTGAAAACCGGCTGGAAGAAGCAGAAACCTATGTGAATACTGCCTTGTCCATTTTTCAGGATGATCCGCAGCTGCAGACAATTGCCGGAATGATTTATGAACGGAGCGAAAGATTTGAAGAAGCTGCCGCTGCTTTTGAAAAAGCATGTGCACTTCAGCCTGAAAACATCAAAAATCGAATGCTTCTTGCACAGCTGCTATTTAAAACAGGAAAACAGGAAGAAGCCTGCCTGAAAATCCTTTCTGACCATCCGGATCACCCGGATGCTCTCAGCCTTTTAGGCAGAATCCATTTTGAAACAGAAGAATGGCAAAAAGCCCGTGAGCACTTTATGCACCTGGAGAGGATTCAGGGGAAGGATGCAGAGACGATTGTTTACCTGGCTAAAATCAATGATTTTCTGCTCAGAAACAGCTATAAGCGAAAGCCGCTTACGAAGAAGGAAATTAAGAAAGAGATCAGGCCGGATACGTTTGAGAATAAGCTGGCTATATTTCTGGGCTGCCATTTAAAATGGAGAATGATTTTCGCTTTAAGTTTTTTAATGGTCAGTCATTATCAACTGAACGCTCTTGGCGGAGAGGAATGGTTTGATCATCCAATTCTTAAAGTTCTATACGCCATCTTTTCCATCTTTCAGTATATTAATTTCTCCTTCTATTTTGAGGACACCTTAACTCCGCTGTTTTGGGCAGTCTTATGGATCGCTTCCATCATCACAATCCTGAGAGAATGGAACCGCGTCAGAAAAACGGTTTTATAGAAAGGAGGAAACATTTTATGAATAGGAAACAGAAGAACTATATAAAGACACTGGCACCCCTATGCATGATAGGATATCCTTCTTTTTACTATTCTCTCACGAAGGTTCCATTCAGCAAGCGCCATGCCAAAAAAAAGCTGAAGCATATTGAAGTAACAGACAGTCAGACCGCACACTTCAGACTTGAGTGGTTACTGACCAAGGGAAACAGATGGGAATTTAACGGCTTTAAAGGCGTCTTCCTTTTTCATACAGAAGACGAATCCCATGATCCACTTTCCGCAAACGAAGATGAAAGGCTCAAGGCTAAGCTCGCTGCAGTGAAAAAGTATATGTATCGCCTAAATCAGCACAGTCTCGGAGCATTCGATATTTCCAGCGTGCTATGGGTTACAATGCATGCCCAGAAAATCGGCTTCATTACAAAGGAAGAAGCACAAGCCTACGAATTGAGAGCCGTCACACTTGCACAAAGCATGTATACAAACTGGAGTGATTACCTTATCTCCTGCACAGCCGGAGCAGAATATCTTCAGAAAAGTATAAGCGATCAGGAAAAATACTTATCTTATCATAAAAACACTCTGATTAAATTTATGGCATCGAAGCACAGTCCGTTTAGGAAGATTGATTTTCATACTAGTTTTTCTTGAGCACATCCTGTTGATGTGCTCTTTTTTAGATTTCAGAAAAATAACCTTCCCTGTCTGAAGCAGCTGAATACGATATCAGGTTTCTGATGTGAATTTAAAGAATTTTCTGTACTCAATAAAAAGATTTAGATTATACTTTTCTTATCAACCATAAGGAGGAATTTTCAATGAGAAAAATCATGAAGAAAACCGTACAACCGTATAAGGGGGCAGCACTTCTTTAATTGTCACGGTGTACTCCCTTATATGTGTTTATTTAAATAACACATAAAGGGGTAAATCATGGATTTTCCAGTCAAAAAGTTTTTCTCTTATTATAAGCCGCATCTGAGGTTATTTTTATCCATTTTGGCGTGTGCTTTGATTGTATCTGCATTGTCTTTGGTATTCCCGCTGCTTGTCCGGTATATCACCAAGGAAGTTTTGGCGGGAGACTTGTCAACTGCCATTCAACAGGTGTATTGGGTTGGCGGTCTGATGCTCTTGGTCACCGCGATTCAAAATATCGGAAACTATATCGTGGATTACAAAGGCCATGAACTCGGTGCCAGAATGGAAAGCAGCCTCCGCACCGAGCTGTTTGAACACATGCAGAAGCTTTCGTTCAGCT is from Bacillus sp. FSL H8-0547 and encodes:
- a CDS encoding DUF1266 domain-containing protein, with the translated sequence MNRKQKNYIKTLAPLCMIGYPSFYYSLTKVPFSKRHAKKKLKHIEVTDSQTAHFRLEWLLTKGNRWEFNGFKGVFLFHTEDESHDPLSANEDERLKAKLAAVKKYMYRLNQHSLGAFDISSVLWVTMHAQKIGFITKEEAQAYELRAVTLAQSMYTNWSDYLISCTAGAEYLQKSISDQEKYLSYHKNTLIKFMASKHSPFRKIDFHTSFS
- a CDS encoding tetratricopeptide repeat protein, with product MNSAWKILGIEPTDDMTAIKKAYSAKLKIHHPEDDPEGYQRLREAFETVKKAWKNRNLRPAEERAYEETVHVPMEEEPAPPLPSHFPFSEWQETETDSRSTIDLFMEKVEQLYDHFPSRINKEKWLELLNDDALWDMEQREYLSERLLTFLELNPYLPDYIWKLLEDTFQWTDMLRENPYILGEEETEAFLRRLKDNTGLYPSLSYQPLLHIEDIPYDLYLMNRERALDELLENRLEEAETYVNTALSIFQDDPQLQTIAGMIYERSERFEEAAAAFEKACALQPENIKNRMLLAQLLFKTGKQEEACLKILSDHPDHPDALSLLGRIHFETEEWQKAREHFMHLERIQGKDAETIVYLAKINDFLLRNSYKRKPLTKKEIKKEIRPDTFENKLAIFLGCHLKWRMIFALSFLMVSHYQLNALGGEEWFDHPILKVLYAIFSIFQYINFSFYFEDTLTPLFWAVLWIASIITILREWNRVRKTVL
- a CDS encoding molecular chaperone HscC, with the translated sequence MTVIGIDLGTSNSLAAFWSEEGPKIIPNVLGSNLTPSIVSIDDNGEILVGEIAKERQISHPHLTASAFKRYMGTAKTYDLGTYHLSPEELSSFVLQSLKRDAETFLNEEITHAVISVPAYFNDQQRKATKRAAELAGLTVDRLISEPTAAAIAYGFHQQNEDTRFLVFDLGGGTFDVSILELFEGVMEVKSIAGDNFLGGEDFTNLLMHYFLNDHKLAADDLDARAQAVLFKQAETCKREIGSHHMRGRMVLHHNGQEYSTSVDRVTFEKISQPLVLKLRNPIERALRDADLQTDEIDAVILIGGATRLPMIKSIVTKIFGKLPFLTIHPDEAVALGTAVQVALKERNEAVDELILTDVCPYSLGTDVVKQHDADSYTSGHFLPIIERNTPIPVSRVERLYTIKDNQDRIVIDIYQGESRRVENNLKIGELTVHIPKSPAGKEAVDVRYTYDINGLLEVEVTTISTGSKQNMMIEKNAGSMTPLEMEKRMEELKGLKIHPRDRTENRLLLARGERLYEETLGREREAAAAALEQFEHILASQDDQKIRAAAVRLKEILEEMENWSRQR